TTTCTAAGCACAGCCAATTCTTTATTCTGACGGTTGATTTCAAGCTGGCGCAAATAGATATCATCCTCAATAAATCTCTTTTCTTTTTGAGTGTTATTGTAGACTTTTTCTCTTAAGACTAGCTTTTGATTAACGTTGGTAAGATAGGCAATGGAAAGTTTAGATTCGCTTCTGGTTTTAGCTAAATCTGTATTTATTTGGGCAATTTGTTTTTTAAGTTCGGCATTCTGCTTCTGCAGCTGTTCTTTGTTCTGCTGTCCTTGGTGCAGTCCAAACATAAGAACACCTATTAAAAAGCTAAATTTTTTAATCATTTAATCTCAATTTTCTTATAACTGGATGGTACAGAATAGGGTGTTTCCATCCTCGAAAAGTCAAATTTCGTGTTTTCCAGTAAAATCTGACTAGATTTTGAGCCTTTTATAATTATTTTAACATTTTGGGGAAGGCGTATTCCGTTGTATTCATTCCAATCACTGTAAGATATTTCCAGTTCATCCGGCGATAAAACATCCTTTAGATTGACACTTAAAAGATCATAGTTGGTGTCATACTGAAGAGCAATTTTATACTCTCTTGTTTTTTCATCGGTTACAATTTTCTGGTTCACATTGGAAACCATTTTATAACCCTGCGCGTTCTGAGTTAGGGTAAATTGGGAATCGCTGATCTTTACAAAAGTTCTTCCCAATAGAATTTTTTCCAGTGATTTATAGTCAATAAAGTTGACATTCAGTAGGTTGTTAAGATAGTCAAAATCAGAATCTATATAGGTTTTACTGGTTTTATCCTGTCCCTTTATTCCATCTGGTGTTGCAATTCCTCTTGCTACATTAAGAAATAGAGCCCTTAGATTCATCCAGACCTTTTTATCATTTTCAATGTAGATGGTAGCATCGAGTGTTGGAACGAAGCTGCCTGTTTCTACACGGACTTTGCTGTCGATTTTTATTTGCTCAAACTTTGGCGGGATCAATACATGTTCGTAAAAGGTAAGTTTATCTCTCACCGGTTGGTTTACGTCTTTTGGATTTTTGTTGTCCTCTGCGGTTGTAATACTATCCTTTGTGCTGCCCGTATCATTTTTAATAGCATTACGGGTTTTACAGGATGATAAGGCAAGAAGCAATAAAAGGAGTGGGATCCAATTTTTCATGTATTTATCTTTTTCAATTAAAAGTACGGAGCAATATTAACGCCAAACCACACAAAACGTTTTGTGTGGTTTGATTATATCTTGTTTAAGTTAAATAATTTCTGACTTTGCTTATTTAGATAGGAAATCTAAAACCGAGTAATCTCCTAGGGAAATTTCTCTGGCAACCCCAAAATACTGTGCAGAATTACCAATCATAGAGTTGGATAGATTACCATGATTGATTCTTGTATTTTCCTGGATCAGAGAGTTTTCAATATTAGAGTTTACAACAGTTGTATTGTTTCCTAACGAAACTCCAGGTCCTACCTTAGAATTAGAGATCTTTACATTCTCTCCAATGAAGCATGGTGGGATAATTAATGAGTTTTCAATTACAGCTGATGCCGGGAAATGAGTCATTTCTTCTCTTTCGTATTCAAGGATTTTACTGTTGGTTTCTACAGTAGCATTTTTGTTACCACAGTCCATCCAGTCATTTACTTTTCCTAGAGTAAACTTGGCCCCTTTTGCTCTTAAGTTTTCAAGTGCTGTAGTTAATTGATATTCTCCTCCATTTTTAATATCATTTTCCATGATATAATTAATTTCGTCCATTAGCTTTTCAGCACTGTTGAAATAATAGATACCAATAATGGCAAGATCTGAAACGAAATTCTGTGGTTTTTCAACGAAATCTGTGATGAAACCATAGTTGTCTAATTTTACTACTCCGAATGCGGATGGATCTTCCACGCTTTTCACCCAGATTACTCCGTCTGAATTTTTATCCAGTTGGAAATCTGCACGGAAAAGAGTGTCGGCAAATGCAATCACCACATCTCCCTGCATAGATTGTTCAGCACATTTGATGGCGTGTGCTGTTCCAAGAGG
This genomic interval from Chryseobacterium joostei contains the following:
- a CDS encoding DUF4292 domain-containing protein, producing MKNWIPLLLLLLALSSCKTRNAIKNDTGSTKDSITTAEDNKNPKDVNQPVRDKLTFYEHVLIPPKFEQIKIDSKVRVETGSFVPTLDATIYIENDKKVWMNLRALFLNVARGIATPDGIKGQDKTSKTYIDSDFDYLNNLLNVNFIDYKSLEKILLGRTFVKISDSQFTLTQNAQGYKMVSNVNQKIVTDEKTREYKIALQYDTNYDLLSVNLKDVLSPDELEISYSDWNEYNGIRLPQNVKIIIKGSKSSQILLENTKFDFSRMETPYSVPSSYKKIEIK
- a CDS encoding sugar phosphate nucleotidyltransferase, with translation MKIIVPMAGRGSRLRPHTLTVPKPLIPIAGKPIVQRLVEDIAKVAGEKIEEVAFIIGDFGAEIEKSLIQIAEKLGAKGSIYYQNDPLGTAHAIKCAEQSMQGDVVIAFADTLFRADFQLDKNSDGVIWVKSVEDPSAFGVVKLDNYGFITDFVEKPQNFVSDLAIIGIYYFNSAEKLMDEINYIMENDIKNGGEYQLTTALENLRAKGAKFTLGKVNDWMDCGNKNATVETNSKILEYEREEMTHFPASAVIENSLIIPPCFIGENVKISNSKVGPGVSLGNNTTVVNSNIENSLIQENTRINHGNLSNSMIGNSAQYFGVAREISLGDYSVLDFLSK